In the Danaus plexippus chromosome 16 unlocalized genomic scaffold, MEX_DaPlex mxdp_31, whole genome shotgun sequence genome, one interval contains:
- the LOC133320306 gene encoding uncharacterized protein LOC133320306 — MLPDRRQLVSGAAVCASLVVGSPLQPAYRQPFPYLYPPSYSHHPLPRPAPPPSRPYLPAPPMPHTHYPSPGLGLTYSAPYSSQPHLYSHLPARPVSPPVYPTPYYPRAQLYRSPQRSSRHPPGFTPEPRESVPPPDDPSPGRPWLPRNRV, encoded by the coding sequence ATGTTGCCGGACCGACGCCAGCTCGTGTCGGGCGCCGCCGTCTGCGCGTCTCTCGTGGTCGGGTCTCCGCTCCAGCCGGCCTATCGCCAACCCTTCCCTTACTTGTACCCTCCGTCGTACAGCCACCACCCCCTGCCTCGGCCCGCTCCTCCCCCGTCCCGCCCGTACCTCCCCGCCCCCCCGATGCCCCACACCCACTACCCGTCCCCCGGTCTGGGTTTGACGTACTCCGCGCCGTACTCCTCGCAGCCGCACCTGTACTCGCACCTCCCGGCCCGGCCCGTGTCCCCGCCGGTGTACCCCACTCCGTACTATCCTCGCGCTCAACTGTACCGGTCTCCCCAGAGGAGCTCCCGCCACCCCCCGGGATTCACGCCGGAGCCCCGGGAGAGCGTCCCGCCCCCCGACGACCCTTCGCCGGGGAGGCCGTGGCTCCCCCGGAACAGAGTGTGA